The Moraxella nasicaprae sequence ATGCGTCTGGGCAGATTTAGTGAGCGGTTTTCAAGACCTAAGCTGTCAAAATCCCCCAAATAGTCAGCGTCAGAGACATATTGATACTGAGCATAGCCTGTTAGGTTTTTGATGTTTTTGGCTTGCCATTGGTGTTCGTAGCGTAAGCGACTGCGGTCTTGATTGTTATATTTACGGTCGCTGGGTAGGTATGAGCCCGATAGACTACCCGCCCCAAAATTTTTGGTCAAATAGCGAAACTCGCCTGAAATCATCGGATTACGATTGGTAAAAATCGTCGGCGTGATGGTGGCATCATAATTAGGAGCAAGATTGAAGTAATAAGGCGTGCTGACCTCTAAGCCATCTGATGACCCAAAACCAACGCTTGGCAACAAAAATCCGCTAGAACGGCGACTATCAATGGGGAAATTAAAATAAGGCAAATACAATACAGGCACATCTTTGATACGAAGAGTGCTGTTTTTGGCGATGGCACGCCCTGTCTGACTGTCAATATCGATACGCTGAGCGTCCAAATGCCACTTGCGTTCGGTAGGCGGACAGGTCGTGAACATCACCTCGTCCATCTGATAGTGAGTGTCGCTGACTTTTTGCATCGAGCCAGCGTAGCCGTGAGCATTGATGGCGGTGCTGGCAAAAGCCACATCTTGTGCGGTGGCTAAGCCGTTTTGATTACCATAACTGATGCTTTGGGCGACACCAATCAAGCCAATGCCATTTTCGCCTGCATTCATGCCATCGCTAAATTGTACTTCGCCTTGTACCATCGCTTCGCCTGTGCGAGTGTTAAAGGTGGCCTTATCTGCCATCACCGTTTGCCCATTTTGCTCAATGATGACATTGCCAGCCAGCTCAGCATATTCATGAGCGTCCCAGTAGCCGTAGTCTGCTTCGGCTTTGATACCAGCAAAACTTTGGGCATTGTTACCGATTTGGTTGGCGTTTTTGGGCTGCGTCCATACACCCTGACAGCGAGCGTGTACATTGGGCTTGATTTGATAGTTTTGGGCAAGCTTGGCAAGGCTTTGTTGTTTGGCAGTTTGTTTGTCTGTGGCGACGGCAGGCTTGGTTAGTGCTTGTCGTGTTTGTTTTGCTGGGTCGTCATCGGGTGTGTGTTTGGCATTGATGACTGATGGTGTATCTGTGGATAAATCATCTGATGTAGTGATGTTGCTCATTGAGTCATCAGTGAGCAAGGCTTGTGTTTCTAAGGAGGCGGCTGTGTCGATGGTGTCGGTTTTTGTGGCATCAATCGCAGTGGTTTTACTCATCTCATCAGATTCGGATAGGGCTGTGTACTGAGTATCCATGATGAGTTCGGCATTGGCAAGAGGCGATGTCAAGGGCAATAGCATCACCCCAAATAACACATGGCGAACTGCCACGCTTAGATAGGTTGGCGTGGTATTGATGAAGTTAAGCTTAGAATGTGCGTGATTCACAAGCGTACACCTTTTTTAAGAAACGAACAATGGCTGTGGTCAAATCATGATGTCATACAAACAAGACTACTGATGGCATAAAAAAGTGAAATCATCACCTTTTTTAGACCCCAAGTCCATCTTGGCGTGTGTGATGAAATCTTACTTGATATGCTGTATCAAGCCATCGTCCAAAAGAGTTCATAGAAAAATAAAAATTTATTGGATAAACGGTTTATTCTACACCATTTTTGTCAAAAAGTGTTGATGATTTGGCGAAAGCAAAATGTATTTTTGATGTAACGCAGGCTAGTTAATTGGCATAAAATCAGCTAAACTAGATGGGTTTAACCAAATTTATCCAACAAGGAAATATTTATGAATGTCCGCCATGATGAAATGATGCAATTTTTGAATGCCAATTTGGCAGCAGGTTTTACCGTAGAGAGTTTGCCAGGCGATGCCAGTTTTCGCCGTTATCATCGTATTTATATGCCTGTGGTGTCTGAGGTTGGTCAGGCACAGATGAGCTATCTATTGATGGATGCCCCACCCGAAAAAGAACGAGTGGACGAGTTTGTGGCGGTTGCTCAGATTATGAGCGAGGCGGTCAATGTGCCTGACATCATCGCCAAAGATATGGATAGAGGTTTTTTATTATTGCAAGATTTTGGCACAACTGAGTTTGCTCATCTGATTGCTCAGGACAAGGCGAACAAAGATGGCTATTATACCAAAGCATTGCACACATTGGCACAACTGCAAACCATCTCAACTGGCGTTGAGCTACCAGCTTATACTGATGAAAAATTGGCAACAGAGATGGCGTTATTCACCGAATGGTTCTTGCCGTATGTGGGTGTGGAACTTGATGAGCAAGCAAGCACTCTTTGGCAAACGCTTAATCAAGTGCTGCTCAAAGAAATCGCCAAACAACCCAAAGTCATCGTGCATCGTGACTATCACAGCCGCAACCTGATGGCGGATAAGGGTAGTGATGAGCTGGGCGTGATTGATTTTCAAGATGCCGTGATTGGGGCTTATACTTATGATTTGGTGAGCTTGGTCAGAGATGCTTATATCGATGAAAATGAAACTTGGGTGAATGCCAAAATTCAAGAATTTTATCAGTTGATTCAGCCTGATACTGATTTGGGCAGTTTTATCGCTCAAACCAATGTGATGGGTGTGCAACGCCATCTAAAAGTGCTGGGTATCTTCATTCGTCTTTCTCAACGAGATGGTAAAAATCGTTATTTGGCAGACATTCCAAAAGTCATGAAAGACTTGCTTGCTGAGCTTGCTTGGCTTGATGAACACACCCAAGAGACAATTTATGGCGAATTTTTGGCGTGGCTTAATCAGGTGGTCTTGCCTGCTTATCAGGTCAAATTTAAGGGGTAATCCATGATTCGACAAGCGATGATTTTGGCGGCTGGCAAAGGGACTCGAATGCGTCCTTTGACCCTAACCACGCCAAAACCTTTGGTGCCTGTGGCGGATAAGCCTTTGATTGTTTGGCACATCGAGCGATTGGCACAGGCAGGGATTAAGCATATCACACTCAATGCAGGCTATCTGTCTGATGTACTCATCGCAGGGCTTGATGAGCTTGATTTGCCCAGCAGACTTGGCATCACGCTGAATGTTTCGGTGGAGACCGGCGAACCTTTGGAAACGGCTGGCGGCATCAAATACGCACTAAGCCAGCAGCTGCTTGCTGATGAACCCTTTATTTTGGTTAATGGCGATGTATGGACGGAGTTTGACTTCGCTCATCTAACTAAATACCGACCAGACGGTTTGTCACATTTATTGATGATTGACAACCCATCGCATAACCCATCGGGCGATTTTGTGCTGAGTGATGGCCGATTGTCTGCCAAAACCGATGATGCACACGCCTTGACTTTTGCAGGCATCAGTGTGATGTCGCCAGCATTGGTGGCGAGTGTGCCAGCAGGGCAGGTAGCGGCACTTGCCCCTTTATTAAAAGAGGCGATGGCACTAGGACTGGTCTCTGGCGAGAAAATCACGGATAAGTGGGTTGATGTTGGTACGATGGAGCGACTTGCCGAAGTTGATGCCTACGCCAGAAAAAAACTATCAATGTGAATGGTTCATCAATCAAAAACCCATCAGTCTTGATGGGTTTTTTGGTATCCGTTGGTCAAAAGCCCAATCATTGATTGCAAATTTATCAATAAAAAATATCAACAAAATCAACATCTTAAAAACTTTTTATCAAAAACCCCCAATTTTCTTTCAAAAAACATTTGACACTCAATCAAAATCCTATATAATACGCACCACAACGAACGAACACGAACAAGGTGACATAAAGTGTTCAAATTGATAATCAATCAATAAAAAGTTCGTTACTAAGATTTACTATCTTAGGGTGGTTAGCTCAGTTGGTAGAGCATCTGCCTTACAAGCAGAGGGTCAGCGGTTCGATCCCGTTACCACCCACCATTTTAGCAGCGGTAGTTCAGTTGGTTAGAATACCGGCCTGTCACGCCGGGGGTCGCGGGTTCGAGCCCCGTCCGCTGCGCCACTTTTAGTGTAGCTTTTTTAAAGCTTTTCACTTTCACCCCAAGTCTCCCCTGGCTTGGGGATTTTTTTGTTTTCAAAAAAAATCGGAGCTTGTGATGATTGTTCGTGATAAATCAAACAGTTGGTCGATATTTTTTGCGTGGCAAGGGACGATTTTGCCCAAGATTTTACCCAGTGTGCTGGCGATGATGTTGTTGTCGGTGTTGGCTTGGTTGATGGTGTATCATCAAGTGTATGCGGTTACCAGCGTTCCTATGACAGCTTTTACGATTTTTGGGGTGTTGATTTCCATCACATTGGGATTTTATCATCATGCCAGTTATGATAGATGGTGGGAGGGGAGAAAGCTGTGGGGTGCGTTGGTTGCCAACACTCGCCATCTAAGCCGTGATAGTTATTTTTTGAGTCCAGATGAGCGTGAAAAACTGCTTGGGTCGATGCTGCTTTTTGTGGTGGCATTAAGAGATAGATTACGACAGCAACCTGTCAATGCCTCTGATGATTTGTACTTTGGCAAGTGTGCTGACAAAATATCTTGGTTAGACACTCAGCTAAATGCACCTCAAAGAGTGCTAGAAGAGATGCAAAAGCAACTGATTGCTTTGGTTCGTCAAGGTCAGATGAGTGACATCATTTATCTATCAATCCAAAAGCACATCGTTGAGATGGGTGGTATTCAGGCGGGGTGTGACCGCATTGCTGGCACGCCATTGCCATTTGCTTATTCAGCACTATTATCGCATGCGATTGTGGGGTTTTGTTGGTTGTTACCATTTGGGGCTGGGGCAGTCATGGGTGGCTGGACGCCGTTGTTTGTGGGCTTAGTGGCGTATTTTTTGCTTGGATTGTACGAACTGGCTCGTCAAATGGAGATGCCATTTGGTATAGAGGATAATGATTTGTCGCTTGATACGCTGGTGCATATGATTCAAAGTGAAACTTTGATGCTGCTTGAAAAACCATTACCACAAAAAAGAGAAGTGACTGGCTTTTGTTTGAAATAAAAAAATCCCCCATCTTGGGGGATTTTATTTTTATTGCATAGGGCAGTCACTGATACCAGTGATGTATTCTAATAAATCCACTTCTGCCAATGCTGTGCTACCTTTTACGCCTTGATTGAGTAATAACTGCTGTGTCTGTGGGTGATTGACTTGGGCATAATATTGTTTGGCGGTTGGAATGTGTGACCAGTGCCAAGCTTCGTCATTATAGCCGTGACTGCGACCTTTGCCATAAGTCTGGCAAAAACCAAATGATGCAGCATTGGCTTGTAGCCATTCGTAGGTTTTTAGACCTGTTCCGTGCGTCCAATAATCAGTATCTACGCTATTAAAATCAACATCAGTACCCCAGTGATGACGGCTGGTACCAGGAAATGATGACCAGTTTAGAATTTCTAACGCTTTATTCACATCATCATCAGGAGTATCGCCCCATTTTCTCTCCCAAATTTGCTTTTGGCGGTCGTAGGAGCGATATGCTGATACTACGGTCAGATTGATACCATCTTTTTTGGCGGCGTGTATCATGTTCAGCAAAGGCTCATACACATCATGATGGATTTGCTCATCTTTGGTGGTGTATTCGCTTGGAATAGGGCGTAATATCTCCTCGCTGTTTTTGCCATGCATGACACCCAGCTTAGTTGGTGCGGGTACTTCTTGCTCAACAGGGGTTTGCTCAACCTGCTCAGTCACTGGCTGTTCTGTGGTTTGTTCAAGTGGCAGATGGTTATTGGTATTGCTTGCCAAGTTGTCATTTTGCTCTTTTTTGAACAATGATTTGCCAAAATAACCAAATAGCAGTATGCCAATAATCAAAATGATGATACCGCTGATGATATTTTTATTATTCTTTGTACTCATGATGTTCTCTTGATGATTGTGTGATTAGTAGTCTAGGTATCCACCAAAGCTATAACCTGTTAAGCCAACCGAATCACGAACCCTAACCCAGCAGTTGTGAATGCCTTGAATGGTTTCGCATTTATTGGTCTGTGCAATCACCCAAATATCCTCTGATGTATATAAATAGCCTAATTGACGACCACGACGAGATGGGGAATTTCGAACGATGACATTGCCACCATATCGAGTGATGACGGTTGCAGGCAGGTTGACAGGATACTCCTCGTATTGTACGGCTGTTTGTCTGACGGGTTTGGCGGTTTGGCGTGGTACAGGTTGGGCGGTTTGCATCGGTTGAGTGGCAGGGGCAACGCCCACAGGCTGCGGTGATGGTGCGGCTGATACAGGGGCAGCTTGTTCAGGTTGCTGCACCACAGGCTGGACAGGCTGTACTGGTTGTAGTTGAACAGTTTGTTCTTGACCGTTTACAGGTTGTAAAACTTGCTGTGTTGGCTGTTGGGTCGTGGTTTGTTCTGGTTTGTTTAGTTCATCTTTTAGAACTTCACGAGCGACACTTTTAGCAATATCGCCATCGCAGGCGGTCAAAGTTAATGCCAATCCAGCAGATAACAATGTAACGATATATTTCATTTTTGCACCTATTTGTTAGTATGTTATAAATAATATTACCAAATTGTTAATTTATTTTCAATATAAATTATGATAACATAACAACATGGCATGAAATTATGATAATTGTGCTTGGTGGTTTTATGCTAATCGGTTGTTTCGTGTTAAGATTTGCTGGCGTAATGTTATCTTTCATGGATTATTTGGTTGGCGATGGATATAATATTCAGTGGTTTTTTGATGATTTTTATGGAATTAAATGATGAATTTGAATAATGAATATCGAATGGCAAAAGTATTACTTGCCCTAAGTGGTACGATTGCCACGATGTCTTTTGCTCAGTATATACAGGGCTTGACCGAACAAAATCAACAAACTCAGATGAGCAAACCGACCAATCCTTTAACCGCACCTGTGGCAACTTATGACATTAATACAGTGGTAAATCTATATCAAAATACAGGTTTGACTGTTGTACCATCTGACACCAATACCCTTGTGTCAGCTCAATCTTTTCATCAGGCAGACAAACAATCGTCCCAACAGGTGGGTAATCAGACCAACAATAAGGACTTAAACAGTAAAGATTGCACACCCAATCCAGTGGCTAAAACTGTCGGTATTTATTTTTATAAAATGCCAGAGGCAAATGCAAAAGATTTGGTCAGTGTCAATGGTTTTCGAGTGCATAAAGAGGCGGCGACATCATTAAAACAAATGCTGGCAGATGCTAAATCGAGTGGCGTTAATCTAACGCTAGGTTCGGCATTTCGCTCAGTTGCTCATCAGCAACGCATCATCAACCGCAAAATCAAGGCAGGACAAACAAATAAGCAGATTTATCATATGTCAGCACCTGCTGGTTATTCTGAGCATCATACAGGATTTGCTGTTGATTTTAGTCCAATCAATAGTGAATTTGCCAAAACGGCAGGCTATCGCTGGCTAAAAGCCAATGCTCACAAATACGGGTGGTATCAAACCTATACCCCAGAGTATTCGGCAAAAAGTGGTGTATCAGAAGAATCATGGCATTGGAAATATAAAGGTAGTGCAACCGCTGTATCCATGCTACAAAATGATGATTGTCTATAAAAATTTAAACCAAGCCATTAAAGCTTGGTTTATTTTTATATCAATACCAATGAAAAAAGCCCAAATCTTTCGATTTGAGCTTTTTAAAATTTGGAGCGGGAAACGAGATTCGAACTCGCGACCCCAACCTTGGCAAGGTTGTGCTCTACCAACTGAGCTATTCCCGCTTGATGGTTGGATATTATATATAAAAAATTTTATTTGTCAAATGGTTTTTATAAAAAGTTTATAACTTATTGATTTTTATAAATTTTTATTCTTTTGATAAGCAGACGGTGAGTTTATCATATTTGTCTTTATTGACCAATTTACAATAAGGGCATAATGATTGATACACCGCCAAAGTCTCAGCAACCATCTGCTCGACCACATATTCATGGGTCATGGCAGGTCGAATACGGTTGGATAGTTGAAATTTGATGGCTTTGCACAGGGCGATGGCACTTTGCTCTTTAACCAAACCTTGCGGGAATAACGCACTTAGAATGTCAGCAAACGCTCCTTTTGCCCAACCGATGACAGGCGTACCCAAATGAATGGCTTGCAATGCTGTCATGCCAATACTTTCTGGACGATTGGCAAGTGCCAGTACAACATTGGCGGAGGCCAGCCATTCTTTTTTATCCACAGGATTGCGACCAATGAAAGTGACGCGTTTGTCCAGATTTAGTGCGTGCAGCCGCTGCAAAAATTCTTCATAAAAGACACATTGGGTCTGTTTATTTTCTGGGTCTTCGTCCATGATGATGATGTGGATATTTTCAAATTTATGTTGTAGATTTCCTAAAATATCAACCAGCCATTCCTGCCCGTATTGATTGCCAATCGGTGTAGGGAATAACAA is a genomic window containing:
- a CDS encoding M15 family metallopeptidase, producing the protein MNLNNEYRMAKVLLALSGTIATMSFAQYIQGLTEQNQQTQMSKPTNPLTAPVATYDINTVVNLYQNTGLTVVPSDTNTLVSAQSFHQADKQSSQQVGNQTNNKDLNSKDCTPNPVAKTVGIYFYKMPEANAKDLVSVNGFRVHKEAATSLKQMLADAKSSGVNLTLGSAFRSVAHQQRIINRKIKAGQTNKQIYHMSAPAGYSEHHTGFAVDFSPINSEFAKTAGYRWLKANAHKYGWYQTYTPEYSAKSGVSEESWHWKYKGSATAVSMLQNDDCL
- a CDS encoding glycosyltransferase family 4 protein, which encodes MKVLQLCSSLKHDESERGVYAISHALIKAGHESVVIASADEDDELVTRLIRDGADYYRLDMPKKSWWALRHIWALRRIINTHHPDVIHVHSRTPAWVLHWALRHINVEHRPKIVSSLYGFYPLNQYSKAIFDADVLICASQSIENYFLKKLTKKHDRQLVCVSRGVDVRKYPYRHHSSVYWLHQVFAQYPELEHKKWLLFPTPIGNQYGQEWLVDILGNLQHKFENIHIIIMDEDPENKQTQCVFYEEFLQRLHALNLDKRVTFIGRNPVDKKEWLASANVVLALANRPESIGMTALQAIHLGTPVIGWAKGAFADILSALFPQGLVKEQSAIALCKAIKFQLSNRIRPAMTHEYVVEQMVAETLAVYQSLCPYCKLVNKDKYDKLTVCLSKE
- a CDS encoding aminoglycoside phosphotransferase family protein, which translates into the protein MNVRHDEMMQFLNANLAAGFTVESLPGDASFRRYHRIYMPVVSEVGQAQMSYLLMDAPPEKERVDEFVAVAQIMSEAVNVPDIIAKDMDRGFLLLQDFGTTEFAHLIAQDKANKDGYYTKALHTLAQLQTISTGVELPAYTDEKLATEMALFTEWFLPYVGVELDEQASTLWQTLNQVLLKEIAKQPKVIVHRDYHSRNLMADKGSDELGVIDFQDAVIGAYTYDLVSLVRDAYIDENETWVNAKIQEFYQLIQPDTDLGSFIAQTNVMGVQRHLKVLGIFIRLSQRDGKNRYLADIPKVMKDLLAELAWLDEHTQETIYGEFLAWLNQVVLPAYQVKFKG
- the murU gene encoding N-acetylmuramate alpha-1-phosphate uridylyltransferase MurU, whose product is MIRQAMILAAGKGTRMRPLTLTTPKPLVPVADKPLIVWHIERLAQAGIKHITLNAGYLSDVLIAGLDELDLPSRLGITLNVSVETGEPLETAGGIKYALSQQLLADEPFILVNGDVWTEFDFAHLTKYRPDGLSHLLMIDNPSHNPSGDFVLSDGRLSAKTDDAHALTFAGISVMSPALVASVPAGQVAALAPLLKEAMALGLVSGEKITDKWVDVGTMERLAEVDAYARKKLSM
- a CDS encoding M15 family metallopeptidase: MSTKNNKNIISGIIILIIGILLFGYFGKSLFKKEQNDNLASNTNNHLPLEQTTEQPVTEQVEQTPVEQEVPAPTKLGVMHGKNSEEILRPIPSEYTTKDEQIHHDVYEPLLNMIHAAKKDGINLTVVSAYRSYDRQKQIWERKWGDTPDDDVNKALEILNWSSFPGTSRHHWGTDVDFNSVDTDYWTHGTGLKTYEWLQANAASFGFCQTYGKGRSHGYNDEAWHWSHIPTAKQYYAQVNHPQTQQLLLNQGVKGSTALAEVDLLEYITGISDCPMQ
- a CDS encoding SH3 domain-containing protein, giving the protein MKYIVTLLSAGLALTLTACDGDIAKSVAREVLKDELNKPEQTTTQQPTQQVLQPVNGQEQTVQLQPVQPVQPVVQQPEQAAPVSAAPSPQPVGVAPATQPMQTAQPVPRQTAKPVRQTAVQYEEYPVNLPATVITRYGGNVIVRNSPSRRGRQLGYLYTSEDIWVIAQTNKCETIQGIHNCWVRVRDSVGLTGYSFGGYLDY
- a CDS encoding bestrophin family protein; translation: MIVRDKSNSWSIFFAWQGTILPKILPSVLAMMLLSVLAWLMVYHQVYAVTSVPMTAFTIFGVLISITLGFYHHASYDRWWEGRKLWGALVANTRHLSRDSYFLSPDEREKLLGSMLLFVVALRDRLRQQPVNASDDLYFGKCADKISWLDTQLNAPQRVLEEMQKQLIALVRQGQMSDIIYLSIQKHIVEMGGIQAGCDRIAGTPLPFAYSALLSHAIVGFCWLLPFGAGAVMGGWTPLFVGLVAYFLLGLYELARQMEMPFGIEDNDLSLDTLVHMIQSETLMLLEKPLPQKREVTGFCLK
- a CDS encoding LPS-assembly protein LptD, with product MNHAHSKLNFINTTPTYLSVAVRHVLFGVMLLPLTSPLANAELIMDTQYTALSESDEMSKTTAIDATKTDTIDTAASLETQALLTDDSMSNITTSDDLSTDTPSVINAKHTPDDDPAKQTRQALTKPAVATDKQTAKQQSLAKLAQNYQIKPNVHARCQGVWTQPKNANQIGNNAQSFAGIKAEADYGYWDAHEYAELAGNVIIEQNGQTVMADKATFNTRTGEAMVQGEVQFSDGMNAGENGIGLIGVAQSISYGNQNGLATAQDVAFASTAINAHGYAGSMQKVSDTHYQMDEVMFTTCPPTERKWHLDAQRIDIDSQTGRAIAKNSTLRIKDVPVLYLPYFNFPIDSRRSSGFLLPSVGFGSSDGLEVSTPYYFNLAPNYDATITPTIFTNRNPMISGEFRYLTKNFGAGSLSGSYLPSDRKYNNQDRSRLRYEHQWQAKNIKNLTGYAQYQYVSDADYLGDFDSLGLENRSLNLPRRIGLNYHNDHVAADFRFETFQRLDGTKSDGSLITDKDRPYARLPQLSINYRLPKSWLGLNSKLQITGVHNSAYFKKSIKDASEPEKSGGRMYNQLSASYPMLRPWGYITPKLSLTHLYASYDEDSLNDQNLNKKDGSYSIFAPQFSVDAGLFFEKAGSPLKGKQSGGYQVLSPRLKYTYTPYKDQSRLPNFETIVSNISYDQLLSDSWFLGYDRIQDLHAITPAINYRYIDEQGRTRFDGSIAEQILLDELRVGINHSESFSGRSSGTAWQASIQPKESLWIDTAGALTTNYDISAITAQIRYQPDEQRLFNIGVIERKENKATNQQALSAYTASAILPISSRWRLVGQAQYDHKHERLLDSLIGVNYEDCCYGLSVYARRYRDGLNPHTNADTAIMAELRLNGISNGGRLNRLLSDKVMGYDSVQNAWQKAY